A single Salmo salar chromosome ssa19, Ssal_v3.1, whole genome shotgun sequence DNA region contains:
- the LOC106579203 gene encoding meteorin, translating into MAISWIYKVWILLLPIFDSAVSSYSEDQCSWRGSGLSQQPGSVEQISLHCSEGALDWLYPKGALRLTLSPRLTSAAVGPGGSSSGLITACVKPSEHFHGAQLYLERDGVLELLVGDRLETSPPPRVRCFSRLPGEKVALFLQATPHQDISRRIASFRYELRGDWTARLSLDSNPIISNEGACRPCNNTELLMAVCTSDFVVRGNIKAVDEDSELRAAVIKVSATRVFRQKYTLFTSTGRLTRTGEIRTLLQCGVRPGVGSFLFTGRVHFGEAWLGCAPRYKDFLQAYAQAKLAQQLPCEMAVD; encoded by the exons ATGGCTATTTCTTGGATTTACAAAGTTTGGATCCTGCTACTACCCATTTTTGATAGCGCTGTGTCCAGTTATTCTGAAGACCAATGCAGCTGGCGAGGGAG TGGTCTGTCCCAGCAGCCAGGCAGTGTGGAGCAGATCTCCCTCCACTGCTCAGAGGGTGCTCTGGACTGGCTCTACCCTAAGGGGGCGCTTCGCCTCACCCTGTCCCCCAGGTTGACTTCTGCGGCGGTGGGGCCGGGGGGCAGCAGCTCAGGCCTGATCACAGCCTGCGTCAAGCCCTCGGAGCACTTCCACGGGGCCCAGCTCTACTTGGAGAGAGACGGGGTCCTGGAGCTCCTGGTAGGGGACCGTCTGGAGACGTCTCCCCCACCCCGGGTGCGCTGCTTCAGCCGCTTGCCCGGCGAGAAGGTAGCCCTCTTCCTCCAGGCCACGCCCCACCAGGACATCAGCCGCCGCATTGCATCGTTCCGCTATGAGCTGCGAGGTGATTGGACGGCACGCCTGTCACTCGACTCCAACCCCATCATCAGTAATGAAG gTGCCTGCAGACCCTGTAACAACACAGAGCTCCTTATGGCCGTCTGCACCAGTGACTTTG TGGTGCGTGGTAACATCAAGGCAGTGGACGAGGACAGTGAGCTACGGGCGGCTGTAATCAAAGTCAGCGCCACCCGAGTATTCCGCCAGAAATACACCCTGTTTACCAGCACCGGCCGATTGACCCGCACGGGCGAGATCAGGACCCTGCTGCAGTGCGGTGTCCGGCCCGGGGTAGGCAGCTTCCTCTTCACCGGCCGCGTCCACTTCGGCGAGGCATGGTTGGGCTGCGCCCCCCGCTACAAGGACTTCCTCCAGGCCTACGCTCAGGCCAAGTTGGCCCAGCAGCTACCCTGTGAAATGGCTGTGGACTGA